The window TCCTCGGGCGTTCCAATTTTAGCATAAAGCCTTATAACACTTACACTAACCTCGGTTAGGTGAAAGTATGGGTGGAACGATCAGCAAGATAGTTCACTTTCGCGATGAGGAAGAGTTTCTCGACGACATGACGGAGATAATGGAGCGCTTTACCTATCTGGCGAGCCGCTACGGCCACAACCCGATAGAGGGCATTCTCCTCTGGGACTACATAGGAATTCAGGACGAGGAAGGCATTAAGATATTCCGTGTTGGCGAGTTTCCTTACTTCGAGGGCACGCTGAAGCTCGACCTTGAGACTCTGCGCGTCATGGAGCGCTACTTCGACGAGATGGAGAGCAAGTGGGACGAGCTCCGCGTGGAGGACATCGCCTACTTCGTGGAGATGCTGAACGAGGCTCTTGGGAGGGAGATAGTCTTCTACGAGGCCTATGATCTTGGTCTCGACAGGGACACGGCTTACATAATCCTCAACCTCGTGAGCCTCCATTACCTCGAGAGCGTTCTTGACGGGAAGGACCGGGAGATATTCGAGGAAGCCGTTCAAATGCTCATGAAGTATATTTGATTCAATGATTACAGAATCATGTAATTATGCAATTGCAGAATGGGGTGGTGGCTATGCTCGTCAAAAAGAGGGGCATCTTCACTGAAGAGGATGCGAGAAAGGTCATAGAGATAGCGAACAGTGAGAATGTCACGGAGATAATAGTCATGGCCGAAAGCGTAACCGAGGAGGCCAAGAGGCGCCTCTGGGACTACGCGAGAGGAGTCCAGCTCATGGCTGACCTCACTGGCGAGGATAGGAGCGTGAGGGTTGAGATACTCGAGGGTTACGTGAGCGATAAGGTAAAAGGAATAGACCTCAGTGAGGTGTCGGAATGAAACTCATAATGGCCGAGGTGTTCAACAGCTGGCAGGGGGAAGGAGGGAGCGTTGAGGGTTCTGCCTTTGGACGGAGGCAGATATTTGTCCGATTCGCAGGCTGTGATCTTAACTGTGTATGGTGCGACTCGAAGGAGTTCATAGATGCCTCCAAGGTCTTGCGGTGGCGCTATGAGGTGGAACCTTTCACCGGAAAGTTCGAATATAAACCTAACCCGGCGAGCTTGGGTGAGGTAGTCGATGCCATTCTGCGGCTTGATACGGGGGATATACATTCCATAAGCTACACCGGCGGCGAGCCAACGCTTCAGGTCAGGCCGCTCAAGGCCCTCATGGAGAGGATGCACGAGCTTGGCTTTTCAAACTTCCTTGAGACCCACGGCGGCCTTCCAGAGCTGATTAAGGAAGTAGCTCATCTCACGGACTACGCCAGCATCGACATAAAGGACGAAACGGCTAAGGCAACTGAAGACTGGAAAGCTCTCGTTCTCCGTGAGGTAGAGAGCATCAGAATCCTGAAGGAAGCCGGCGCAGAGACCTACGCCAAACTCGTGGTGACGAAGGACACAAAGATAGAGAACGTCCGCTGGTATGCCTCCCTCCTGAAAGGCCTCGCACCACTTGTTATCCAGCCGCGAGAACCCATTGACATCTCCCAGCCAAAACTGATGGAGTTCTACCGCGAGGCGGCTCTGATAATGGGTCGGAAGAACGTTGGACTGAGCTTCCAGGTGCACAAGTATCTCAACGTCTTGTGAGGTGTAGGCATGAAAAAGGCCCTCGGGCTTGTAGGTCTTTCGGCGGTTTTTGTGCTCATCTCTATGTACACTCAGAACTCCAATCCGACAGCTTCCCAGGTAAGCGCTGTTCTATCTCTCGTCATTCTCATCATAGGCTCTTTCTACCTCAATCGCGACGAGAGGGGAGGTAAGATAGTCCCATGGGCAGGTTTGGTGCTGCCCCTTCTCCTCTTCCTGAACTACGGGAACCCGCTCTACCTGCTCGCTGGTCTTTTCCTTGGAATCGGCTTTCTCTGGAGATCAGAGCTCTCAGTAATTCCACTCGTTTTGGCAGGCTTTCTCCTTGGCTGGCTCGCCCTTCAGGAGGATGCATATCTCGTAAGAACCATCGGTGCCTTCATCCTCGCAGCGAGTATAATCACGGGCGTCGCTTCGCTATATTTTGCTCTCAAACTTAGGTGAGTTTTTAAGTCCGCTCGCGAACTTCCACCGGCGATGATGACATTGGCCTTTGGGGTTAGTGATGCCCGGGATCGACGGCCTGAGCCAAAAACTTTTAACCTTTAACTTCCTCCCAATCTCTGGTGGTAATAATCGAAGTCCTCAAGTGCGAGCACTGCGGCGCTCCGCTCGAGACGACGCCGGAGGATATAATAGTCGTCTGCCCTTACTGCGGCTATCCGAACGCCTATGATGAAGTCTTCTCCAAGGATAACGTCTTCTTCGTGGAGAGCCTTCCAAAGAAGGAGATCCTGCGCCTATTCTGGGAGAGGGTTGAGAATGACAAAGACTTCCTCGGACTCCGGGGAAAGATAAAGATTGCGAAGGTTGAGGGGGTTTACGTTCCCCTCTGGTTCGGCAAGGTGGAGGGAAGAGGGTACGTCCGCTTCGTGGACTACGAAAGAAAGGGCAACAAAAAGAGGAAAGTCGTGAAGTACCATGAGTTCGAGGACGATTCAGTCGTCTGTATTCCTGCCAGGAGAAGTGTTTACGACATAGCTGTCGAGGCATTGGCAGAGAAATTCGAGCGCGGCGGATACATTACGTTCAAGGAGCTCAGAAACACGCTCAAATATATGATGGAGGTCAGACCGATCAAAGAATTAACGCCCGAGAAGTGGGAGGGCCTTAAGCTGGAGTTCCTGAACACCGATTTTGGCAAGGAGCAGGCTAGAGCAGCGTTGCTTGATAGGGCTTCTGACTTTGCAAAGGAAAGACACGTTCCCAAGGACAAGCCCTTGAAGGCTTTCTCTTTTGGCGGTGATGTCGAAGAAGTTGCCCTTGTCTTCTACCCGCTCTGGAAGGTCTACTACGACTTGGAGGGTGGAACGTATTTCGTGGCCTATGACGGCAGCAAGGGGAGGGAAGTTATAGCGCTGGAGCCCGTCAGGATATGGCGTAAGGTGGCTTACTTGACCACGGCCCTCTTGGGGGTTGGAATTGCGGCTTTCTTCTCCATGTTATACGGAAACTTAGCTTACTGGGAAGTGGTTGCCCACGCTAGACAGGGTGCCCTGGGTATGCTGATCCTTCCGGGTCTTGGGGCTTACTTTGGCTACGAGCTTGCGAGGGGATACGGAAGGAAGATGGCGCGCGACGTGAGGGTTGAGAGATGAAGGTCAAATGTCCTAACTGCGGAGCGGAGTTTGAGAGTGAGGAAGCTGGAATAGTCACCTGCCCCTACTGCGGCTTCCAAATCAAGCTCGGTGAAGCTAAGACCTTCACCTACGACCTAAAGGTCGAAGACCCCTGGAGGCCTTTAAGCTCGTTCATCAGACTCCAGAGGCTCTCGCCCAATGACGTCGAGTGGAAGGCAAGAATCCTGGAGCGAGAACTGTTGTACATTCCCTTCTACGTCTTCTTTGTGAAAGCCGAAGGGCTTGCCCACAGCGGTGGACTCTCGACGGCCGATGGGCGAGTTGAGTTCTTTAACTACGTTACCGTTCCAGCCGCTGATGGCTTTGACGAGCTTATTAACTACCCGTTGCCGACGAGGGGCAGGCGCTACTTCGATGGAAATGTGGGGGGAAGGCTTGTCGAGAAGAGCCTCAATGAGGGAGATGCTGAAAAGAGGCTGAAGAGGGAGATACGCGAGCTGCTGAAGATGGAAGCCAAACGCTATTTCCACTGGAGAAGCGTGAGCATGGGCATGCCGACTTTCGAGCTCCAGTTTGATGGCCTCGTTTACTATCCCATCTGGAAGCTGAAGTACAAGTACGGCCCCTTCACCTATCGCGCGTATGTTGATGGCGCCGACGGCAGAATTCCCTATGCGGAGTTTCCCATCTCCTTCACGAAGAGAATTGTTAATGCCCTCCTCGGATTCGGTCTCCTCGCATCGGGCTTCTTCTTCGGGAGGTTCTTCATGCCCTATGGAGCCACTGCAGTTCTTGGCTCCATGGCAGGGGCGCTCTTCGGGGCTTGGCCGTCCCTAAAGCGAGCCTTCCGCTTCCACGGGAAGGCCAGCGAACACAGGCTTTTAAGCGAAGTTGCTGAGGATTTCGCTCCGGAGGGGGAAGCCTTTGAGGCAATAAGACGCTTCTTGAAGGCCCACTTCTAAGCCGTCAAATTTTTAAATCCTCACTATTTTAGTAACCGGCGGGAAGATTAATTGGAGGAGGTGAAAGCATGCCGGTCATCGAGGAGGTCGCAAAGGTTTCCTTCGAGAGGGTCGGCATGCACTCCCATATAAGGGGCCTCGGCCTCGACGAGAACGGAAAGGCGAAGTTCATGGCCGACGGCATGGTGGGGCAGGTTAAAGCGAGAGAAGCGGCTGGAATAGCCGTCGAGCTCATCAAGCGCGGAAAGCTCGCTGGGAAGGGAATCCTCCTCGTTGGCCCGACCGGGAGCGGTAAGACGGCAATAGCCATGGGAATAGCTAGGGAGCTCGGCGAAGATGTGCCCTTTGTCCAGATTGCCGGAAGTGAGATTTACTCCGCCGAGGTCAAGAAGACCGAGTTCCTGAAGCAGACCCTCAGGAGGGCCATAGGCGTTAGAATCAGTGAGGAGAGGAAGGTCTACGAGGGTGAAGTCAAGGAGATTGAAGTCAGAAAGACGAGGCACCCGTTCAATCCGTACGTGGAGATTCCCGAGAGCGTGATAATAACGCTCCGCACGAAGGACGACGAGAAGACCATAAGGGCCGGCAGGGAGATAGCCTACCAGCTCATGGAGCTGGGCGTTGAAGAGGGCGACGTCATACAGATAGACGCTGAGACGGGCAGGATTTCAAAGCTCGGAACTGTCAAGGAGGAGGAAGGCCTCTTCTTCAAGAGAAAGGTCAACCTGCCGAGCGGTCCGGTGCTCAAGATAAAGGAGTTCACCTACACTGTCACGCTCCATGACCTCGATGTTGCGAACGCGAGGGGAAACATCTTCGGACTGCTCTTTAGCTCTGGGGCGGAGATAAGCGACGACATCAGAGAGAAGGTCGACGAAATGGTCAAGAAGTGGATTGAGGACGGCAAGGCAACGCTTGTCCCGGGAGTGCTCTTCATCGACGAGGTTCACATGCTCGACATTGAGGCCTTCTCGTTCCTCGCGAGGGCCATGGAGAGCGAGTTAGCACCGATACTGATACTGGCGACCAACCGCGGAAGGACGAAGATTAGAGGAACGGACCTCGAGGCCCCGCACGGCATACCGATAGACATGCTCGACAGGCTGCTCATAATCAACACCGAGCCCTACAAGAGGGACGAAATCCGCGAGATAGTCAAGATTCGTGCGAGGGAAGAGAAGATTGACATAAGCGAGGAGGCGATTGAGTACCTGGCAGAGCTCGGCGGGAAGACCAGCTTGCGCTATGCCGTCCAGCTGCTCGCTCCCGCCAGCATCTTAGCGAGGGGTGGAAGGGTGGAGAGGGAACACGTAGAAAAAGCTAAAGAGTACTTCGCCGACCTCAGAAGGAGCATAGAGTTCGTCGAGAAGCTGGAAGGAATGCTCCAGTGATTCCTTATCTTCTCTTCTCCCCCATTATTTCTATGAGCCTTCTGCACAGCTTGAGGTGGAACATGAACTCATGGTATGTTCTATTCTGCTCCGGAAAGATTACTTTCAGCTCGTTGAGCCCCCGCTTGCCTCCAAACTCACCGAAGATTGTAACCCCGTTCACCTCGACGACGCCAAAAACAGCGGCGAGGTTGAAGATGAGCGTCCTCAGCTGGTAGGCTGAAACTTCGTGCCTCCCTAGCTCTGCCGTTGGGTATTCGAAGAGGAAGTACTCCAGCCCTTCTATTTTGGCAACATCCGTTATCGCTATGTCCGCCGTCAGGAAGACGAGCAGGGTTGGTGTCATCTCGTCGTAGCGCTTGAGGGACTTGATAATGATCTCGTCGTTGTTGTGGGCGAGCTCATTGACGCTTTCGGCTATGATTATCCTGTCTTTCAGCCTCTCAAACTCTTTTAGGGCAATGTATGCAGCCTTTCGAGACTTCTTGACGCGCCGGTTGCTGAACTCCTTGAGCAGGTGGGCGTTCTTGACGGCTTTCCTCATCTCGCTCAGCTGACCGTGGCGGTATTTGTAGTTCATTGAGTTCTCTATCTCCTTCTGCACACCCTCTGCGACGACTATCTGGTAACCGTCGAGTGGCCGGAAGCCCGAGATAAAGCGGTGGTAGAAGAGATTAGTGTCGGGAGCGAAGGCAACCCCTTTGCGGAGGTACTTGTAGAGCTCGAGGCTCTTCATGAACCCGTTTATGTTGTCGTAGCGCAGAATTCCGGCCGAGATGAATGCCTCATAGAAGTCGCTGTATGTCGGCAGTTCGTAGGAGAGGTGCTCGGGAACGGCCTCGTTGAATTCATGGCGGTTTACCAAAACGTCCAGTTCGTAGCCTTTCTCGCTTGGTTCTACCCTGAATAGGGGAAGTTCGTAGAGGGGGTAGCTTACCACTATCTCTGGCAAGATATTGATGAGCACCTGAAGCTCGGGCTTCTCAATTATTTCATAGCTCAACGACATTCCCATCACCGAGGAAGTTCTTGAGGCGCTGCATATGCTTCGGGATCATCATATAGGGCCTGTCCGGAAAATCCATGTCCAGCAGGGCCATGTAGATTATCCTGTCGACTGGAAAATCCCTTATCTGAACTACTGCTGCCGTTGCGAGGGCCTTCCTTCCCGAGGTTATGTCGAGCCCGATAGTGTATCCCTCTTCCGCAAGCCTCTGGAAGAGCTCCTTGAACTTCTTATCCGCCTCGAGAAAGCTGTTGTTGGGTATCACGACGGTCTCTATCTCAGGGTTGAAGTTGTAGGCCTGCGAGATAACCTTTATGGCCTCCACAACTTTGGGCAGCTTTTTCCGGTAGACTTCCTCCGTAAAGATGAAGACCTTTCTTGGCTTCCTGTTCCTTGAAACGACGGCATAGTAGGTGTTTACGAGCGCCCATTCCGAGCGACCGAGCAAAGTTACGTAGGCTATCTTTCTCGGATTTATCATGCAAAATTCCCCCATGCGAAGGCGATTACTTTATAGGCGAACGCCCGCAGGGATGGTCTAGGGGTTATCCTCCCCTCAACGGCTTTATGGGCGAGAGTGAATGGCACGAGCGGGAGGATGAAATACTCCACGCCGTAGGTTTCTATCCCTAGACCTCTTAGGATGAAGAGAACGAGCAGAGCCGCGAAAACACCCGCTGGAAGTGTCAGTACTGTGAGGAGAATCAAATCCGCGGTCTTATCCTTCTTTTCTATGCCTGGGATCGCGACAATCCAGAAGAGGAAAATCAGAACGAGGAAGTGGAGCAGGAGTTCCTCGAATGTGACATCTATCAGCGGCTCGCCCTTGGCGAGCAGATAGTAGAACCAGGCCGCTCCAAAGGAATAAACAAGGGACATCGGGATAGACACTCCCCACTTCATTCGAGGGAAGCCTTTCTCATTCTCCATGCTTCCACCTCATTCAACTAACAGCATCCCGTACAAAACGCTTTCGGAGAAGTCTATCTCCACGAGCCGGCTGATCTCTATGCCGATAGCATCTACCGACGGTCT of the Thermococcus onnurineus NA1 genome contains:
- a CDS encoding 7-carboxy-7-deazaguanine synthase QueE; amino-acid sequence: MKLIMAEVFNSWQGEGGSVEGSAFGRRQIFVRFAGCDLNCVWCDSKEFIDASKVLRWRYEVEPFTGKFEYKPNPASLGEVVDAILRLDTGDIHSISYTGGEPTLQVRPLKALMERMHELGFSNFLETHGGLPELIKEVAHLTDYASIDIKDETAKATEDWKALVLREVESIRILKEAGAETYAKLVVTKDTKIENVRWYASLLKGLAPLVIQPREPIDISQPKLMEFYREAALIMGRKNVGLSFQVHKYLNVL
- a CDS encoding membrane protein; this encodes MVIIEVLKCEHCGAPLETTPEDIIVVCPYCGYPNAYDEVFSKDNVFFVESLPKKEILRLFWERVENDKDFLGLRGKIKIAKVEGVYVPLWFGKVEGRGYVRFVDYERKGNKKRKVVKYHEFEDDSVVCIPARRSVYDIAVEALAEKFERGGYITFKELRNTLKYMMEVRPIKELTPEKWEGLKLEFLNTDFGKEQARAALLDRASDFAKERHVPKDKPLKAFSFGGDVEEVALVFYPLWKVYYDLEGGTYFVAYDGSKGREVIALEPVRIWRKVAYLTTALLGVGIAAFFSMLYGNLAYWEVVAHARQGALGMLILPGLGAYFGYELARGYGRKMARDVRVER
- a CDS encoding RuvB-like helicase, giving the protein MPVIEEVAKVSFERVGMHSHIRGLGLDENGKAKFMADGMVGQVKAREAAGIAVELIKRGKLAGKGILLVGPTGSGKTAIAMGIARELGEDVPFVQIAGSEIYSAEVKKTEFLKQTLRRAIGVRISEERKVYEGEVKEIEVRKTRHPFNPYVEIPESVIITLRTKDDEKTIRAGREIAYQLMELGVEEGDVIQIDAETGRISKLGTVKEEEGLFFKRKVNLPSGPVLKIKEFTYTVTLHDLDVANARGNIFGLLFSSGAEISDDIREKVDEMVKKWIEDGKATLVPGVLFIDEVHMLDIEAFSFLARAMESELAPILILATNRGRTKIRGTDLEAPHGIPIDMLDRLLIINTEPYKRDEIREIVKIRAREEKIDISEEAIEYLAELGGKTSLRYAVQLLAPASILARGGRVEREHVEKAKEYFADLRRSIEFVEKLEGMLQ
- a CDS encoding PIN domain-containing protein, producing the protein MSLSYEIIEKPELQVLINILPEIVVSYPLYELPLFRVEPSEKGYELDVLVNRHEFNEAVPEHLSYELPTYSDFYEAFISAGILRYDNINGFMKSLELYKYLRKGVAFAPDTNLFYHRFISGFRPLDGYQIVVAEGVQKEIENSMNYKYRHGQLSEMRKAVKNAHLLKEFSNRRVKKSRKAAYIALKEFERLKDRIIIAESVNELAHNNDEIIIKSLKRYDEMTPTLLVFLTADIAITDVAKIEGLEYFLFEYPTAELGRHEVSAYQLRTLIFNLAAVFGVVEVNGVTIFGEFGGKRGLNELKVIFPEQNRTYHEFMFHLKLCRRLIEIMGEKRR